From the Gramella sp. Hel_I_59 genome, one window contains:
- a CDS encoding site-specific integrase, with translation MATVRVVLRKKKNKSGLLPIAIRITKDRKSSYLNTGQYIEEKYWDEKNRNIRKSHPNSSILNNFIATKVAEANDKVIKSEMNPEYQTVSEIKNKIIVTKGLDFFAVAEMHLQNLENRNKHHQYDTELGRLKKFKEFLGKDSLPFNKLNVTVLKKFETYLLHQKSLSPRTVVNYLILIRTVFNLAISEAITDRGLYPFGKGKMTIRIPESQKIGFSAEEIQKLENAEGITEAQQKAIHIWLVSFYFAGIRVGDVLKLKWSDFNDGRLHYRMNKNSKLVSLKVPDKAIEIFNLYKEESSYGGLVFPQLKSVNLSDSEEVTKRTQSITRNLNRRLKIAAKQLGINKNISMHIARHSFGNISGDKIPIQMLQKLYRHSSVTTTIRYQANFIHKDADDALDSVVNF, from the coding sequence ATGGCAACAGTTCGAGTAGTATTAAGAAAGAAGAAAAACAAATCTGGATTACTTCCAATTGCAATTAGGATTACAAAAGACCGCAAAAGCTCTTATCTAAACACAGGTCAATACATCGAAGAAAAATATTGGGATGAAAAAAATCGTAATATTAGGAAATCACATCCTAATTCCAGTATACTGAACAATTTTATTGCGACTAAGGTTGCAGAAGCAAACGATAAGGTCATAAAGTCTGAAATGAACCCTGAATATCAGACGGTTTCAGAAATAAAAAATAAAATTATAGTTACTAAAGGTCTTGATTTTTTTGCTGTAGCAGAAATGCATCTTCAAAATCTTGAGAATAGAAACAAACACCATCAATATGACACTGAATTAGGCAGACTTAAAAAATTCAAGGAATTTCTCGGTAAGGATTCACTTCCGTTCAATAAACTTAATGTTACTGTTCTTAAAAAATTTGAAACCTATCTCTTACATCAAAAAAGCCTTTCGCCCAGAACGGTAGTTAATTATCTTATACTTATTAGAACGGTCTTTAATTTAGCTATTTCTGAAGCAATTACCGATAGAGGTTTATATCCATTTGGTAAAGGAAAAATGACAATTAGGATTCCCGAATCACAAAAAATAGGATTCTCAGCAGAAGAGATTCAGAAGTTAGAAAATGCAGAAGGAATAACGGAAGCCCAACAAAAAGCTATCCATATTTGGCTTGTAAGCTTTTACTTCGCAGGCATAAGAGTTGGTGATGTATTAAAATTAAAGTGGTCAGATTTCAATGATGGACGCTTACACTATCGAATGAACAAAAACAGTAAATTAGTTTCTCTTAAAGTACCAGATAAGGCTATAGAAATTTTCAATTTATATAAAGAAGAATCATCATATGGCGGTCTTGTATTTCCCCAGTTAAAAAGTGTAAACCTTAGCGATTCTGAAGAAGTGACAAAGCGAACTCAATCTATAACCAGAAACTTGAACAGAAGACTGAAGATTGCTGCTAAACAACTCGGCATAAATAAAAACATTAGTATGCACATAGCCAGGCATAGTTTTGGAAATATATCCGGGGATAAAATCCCAATTCAAATGTTACAGAAACTATATCGTCATTCTTCCGTAACGACTACTATACGTTATCAAGCTAATTTCATCCATAAAGATGCTGATGATGCATTGGATAGCGTGGTTAATTTTTAA
- a CDS encoding NAD(P)H-dependent oxidoreductase translates to MIIYHTPIWWFQVPFGFKEFIDKVFTAGHQNGIYTSDGRSRKNPSVNYGTGGSLQGKKYLLTTSWNAPEDAFKLEGEFFDQKSVDEGPLYAFHKMNKFIGLEFMASMHFHDMEKNADVPRELKKYDQFLSQIFEEI, encoded by the coding sequence ATAATTATTTACCATACTCCAATCTGGTGGTTTCAGGTTCCCTTTGGATTTAAGGAGTTTATAGACAAGGTTTTTACTGCAGGGCATCAAAATGGAATATATACAAGCGATGGAAGAAGCAGGAAGAATCCTTCTGTTAATTATGGAACCGGAGGAAGTCTGCAAGGGAAGAAATACCTTCTAACAACTAGCTGGAACGCTCCAGAAGACGCTTTTAAGCTTGAGGGAGAATTTTTCGACCAGAAGAGTGTTGATGAAGGACCACTTTATGCCTTCCATAAAATGAACAAATTTATTGGTCTGGAATTTATGGCTTCAATGCATTTTCATGATATGGAAAAGAACGCAGATGTTCCCAGGGAACTGAAAAAATACGATCAATTTCTGAGTCAGATATTTGAAGAAATTTGA
- a CDS encoding LysR family transcriptional regulator has product MVSMEWYRTFVAIYERSTLTKAAEALFTSQPGVSVHLNALESYIGRKLFERTSRRMIPTEEGKQLYNFVLDAVKKLEKAEQHFKKTSQEEIPSINIGMCTETFQTILEPEISSLDFNLLAKFGDHEELIKDLNNGILDLVITPKFDTKNSLATYEAFTKENIVMVAGKDSELKEIKSLIDNESFGELEKTLKKQTWYSAYNEMDHFRRFWYENFKKRVDFKPNYILPNIGSIIRSIENNKGFAIVPDFLVDDSLRDAKIQLVWSGKKEVSNILYFATRSDLKHKEETAVIKSIFRRKMIKLK; this is encoded by the coding sequence ATGGTTAGTATGGAATGGTATCGCACCTTTGTAGCGATCTATGAGAGAAGCACCTTAACAAAGGCTGCCGAGGCCTTATTTACAAGTCAGCCAGGGGTAAGCGTTCATTTAAATGCGCTGGAATCCTATATAGGTCGTAAACTCTTTGAAAGGACATCGCGTAGAATGATCCCGACAGAAGAAGGTAAACAACTTTACAATTTTGTGCTGGATGCGGTTAAGAAACTGGAAAAAGCTGAACAGCATTTTAAGAAAACTTCCCAGGAAGAAATACCTTCCATTAATATTGGCATGTGTACTGAAACCTTTCAAACGATACTCGAACCTGAAATTTCAAGTTTGGATTTTAATCTGCTGGCAAAATTTGGAGATCATGAAGAACTAATTAAGGATCTAAATAATGGCATTCTGGATTTAGTCATAACGCCTAAGTTTGATACTAAAAACTCTCTTGCTACATATGAAGCATTTACGAAAGAGAATATCGTAATGGTGGCTGGAAAAGATTCGGAATTAAAAGAGATAAAATCTTTAATCGACAATGAAAGTTTTGGTGAGCTTGAGAAGACATTAAAAAAGCAAACCTGGTATAGCGCATATAATGAGATGGACCACTTTAGACGTTTCTGGTATGAAAACTTTAAAAAGAGGGTTGATTTTAAACCGAATTACATTTTGCCAAATATTGGTTCTATTATAAGATCTATAGAGAATAATAAAGGGTTTGCAATAGTGCCTGATTTTTTAGTAGATGATTCACTCAGGGATGCTAAGATTCAACTGGTGTGGTCTGGTAAAAAAGAAGTCAGTAATATTCTCTACTTCGCTACTCGCAGTGATCTAAAGCATAAAGAAGAAACTGCAGTTATTAAAAGTATTTTCAGAAGAAAAATGATAAAGTTGAAATAA
- a CDS encoding lipid-binding SYLF domain-containing protein — MKNLNVYLKKTGLLMLFVGIVSCGSTKTGDMTDLKADATEAKAAMTAAEPNLAELFASSAGYAIFPNVGKGAYIIGGASGNGIVYENGTMVGYANLKQVDVGLQVGGKAYREVIFFENEEDLNKFQEGDYELSGNATAVILEKGKSKTIKFTDGTAVATMPKAGAMVGVSVAGQRFGYTAM; from the coding sequence ATGAAAAATTTAAATGTTTACTTAAAGAAGACCGGATTACTAATGTTATTCGTTGGAATAGTAAGTTGTGGATCCACAAAGACCGGAGATATGACCGATCTTAAAGCTGATGCTACGGAAGCTAAAGCAGCGATGACCGCAGCAGAACCTAATTTGGCTGAGTTATTTGCAAGTTCCGCTGGATACGCAATTTTCCCGAATGTTGGAAAAGGAGCCTATATCATAGGTGGTGCTTCAGGAAACGGAATTGTTTACGAAAACGGAACAATGGTAGGATATGCTAACTTGAAGCAAGTTGATGTAGGACTGCAGGTTGGTGGAAAAGCTTACCGAGAAGTAATTTTCTTCGAAAATGAAGAAGACCTTAACAAGTTTCAAGAAGGAGATTATGAATTATCTGGAAATGCCACTGCGGTAATTCTAGAAAAAGGAAAATCTAAAACTATCAAGTTTACTGATGGTACAGCTGTAGCAACTATGCCTAAAGCTGGTGCGATGGTCGGAGTATCTGTTGCAGGACAGAGATTTGGATACACTGCAATGTAA
- a CDS encoding helix-turn-helix transcriptional regulator translates to MKNRIKILRAEHDLTQAKLAKRLNVSRQTINAIEKGKFDPSLPLAFKLSHLFEKTIEEIFEAEN, encoded by the coding sequence ATGAAAAACAGAATCAAAATTTTAAGAGCCGAGCATGATTTGACCCAGGCTAAACTCGCGAAAAGGTTGAATGTATCCAGGCAAACCATCAATGCTATAGAGAAAGGAAAGTTCGACCCAAGTTTACCTTTAGCCTTCAAACTCTCCCACCTATTTGAAAAAACAATTGAAGAAATTTTCGAAGCTGAAAATTAA
- a CDS encoding DUF4403 family protein, translating to MMTDTKRKISEADFDITIPIKIGYPALNDFLKQKLVGEIISKENEEGEKSNYAQILDITMEKSENPEYDLCLPVTVQTLTSLFKNKQVKFLFYASLHLDRELQKIELANYEIDGQNNNWLVNQALETVVNKWLYAKLKEKMNFNFMPQLEEQMNSLNNKLENKIEAKEGINLIGFLEDLEVAQFKADENDLWISMRLKANGVVEIDKIKLP from the coding sequence ATGATGACTGACACAAAGCGAAAAATTTCTGAAGCCGACTTTGATATTACCATTCCTATAAAGATTGGTTATCCTGCGCTAAATGATTTTCTAAAGCAGAAACTGGTTGGTGAGATCATCAGCAAAGAGAATGAGGAAGGCGAAAAGTCTAACTACGCCCAGATCCTGGACATTACTATGGAGAAAAGTGAAAATCCAGAGTACGATCTATGTCTGCCCGTTACGGTGCAAACGCTTACTAGTTTATTTAAGAATAAGCAGGTTAAATTTTTGTTCTACGCAAGTTTGCATCTAGATCGTGAACTACAAAAAATTGAACTTGCAAATTATGAGATCGATGGGCAGAATAACAACTGGCTTGTAAATCAGGCATTGGAAACTGTCGTGAACAAATGGTTGTACGCTAAGTTGAAGGAAAAAATGAATTTTAATTTCATGCCTCAACTGGAAGAGCAAATGAATTCTTTGAACAATAAACTGGAGAATAAAATAGAAGCAAAGGAGGGCATCAATCTTATTGGCTTCCTTGAAGATCTTGAAGTTGCTCAGTTTAAGGCAGATGAAAATGACCTTTGGATCTCTATGCGTTTAAAGGCAAATGGTGTGGTTGAAATAGATAAAATTAAACTTCCCTAA